The Rhodococcus sp. X156 genome window below encodes:
- the rpsR gene encoding 30S ribosomal protein S18 codes for MAKAPVRKVKKKVCTFCKERTAHIDYKDTTLLRKYISDRGKIRARRVTGNCTQHQRDVAVAVKNAREVALLPYTSTAR; via the coding sequence ATGGCCAAGGCGCCAGTTCGCAAGGTGAAGAAGAAGGTGTGCACCTTCTGCAAGGAGCGCACCGCTCACATCGACTACAAGGACACGACGCTGCTGCGCAAGTACATCAGCGACCGCGGGAAGATCCGCGCGCGTCGGGTCACCGGCAACTGCACCCAGCACCAGCGGGACGTTGCCGTGGCCGTCAAGAACGCCCGTGAGGTAGCGCTGCTGCCCTACACGTCCACCGCACGCTGA
- the rplI gene encoding 50S ribosomal protein L9: MKLILTADVPNLGAPGDTVEVKDGYGRNFLMPRGLAIKATRGAEKQVESIRRSQEARAIRGLDHANEVKAAIAGLDSVTLPVRAGTKGKLFGSVSAGDVAGAVKAAGGPTLDKRTIELPASHIKTAGKHSVKVHLHPEVTAELVLEVTVAS; encoded by the coding sequence ATGAAGCTCATTCTCACCGCTGACGTTCCCAACCTCGGTGCCCCCGGCGACACCGTCGAGGTCAAGGACGGCTACGGCCGCAACTTCCTGATGCCCCGCGGACTGGCCATCAAGGCCACCCGGGGTGCCGAGAAGCAGGTCGAGAGCATCCGCCGCTCCCAGGAGGCCCGGGCCATTCGCGGCCTGGACCACGCCAACGAGGTCAAGGCCGCGATCGCGGGCCTGGACTCGGTCACCCTGCCGGTGCGTGCCGGCACCAAGGGCAAGCTGTTCGGCTCGGTCAGTGCCGGCGACGTCGCCGGTGCCGTCAAGGCCGCCGGTGGTCCCACGCTGGACAAGCGCACGATCGAGCTCCCCGCGTCGCACATCAAGACCGCGGGCAAGCACAGCGTGAAGGTGCACCTGCACCCCGAGGTGACGGCTGAGCTCGTCCTCGAGGTCACTGTCGCCAGCTGA
- a CDS encoding FadR/GntR family transcriptional regulator — translation MSVPPLVRRTHSVSAEVAAHLERLIVSGELRPGDRLPPERELAATMGVSRPSLREAMFELESKKLVERHQGRGSIVAEPARGTAQLYDSLSDLDVQIGNASEVRDLVEPGIAELAALRAVESNLVALESVLTRSGADLTPEASIQLDVEFHSLLAHAAQNPLLVALCSMTMTWTEPTRALSHRTALGRRISVDGHRAIFAAVLSQDGPGAAAAMTRHLQDVRELSALAAPHHP, via the coding sequence GTGTCAGTGCCTCCGCTGGTGCGTCGCACCCACAGCGTGAGCGCAGAGGTCGCCGCCCACCTGGAGCGGCTCATCGTCAGCGGAGAGCTGCGCCCGGGCGACCGGTTGCCTCCGGAGCGGGAGCTGGCCGCGACGATGGGAGTCTCCCGCCCGTCGCTGCGGGAGGCGATGTTCGAGCTCGAGTCCAAGAAGCTGGTGGAGCGCCACCAAGGTCGCGGCAGCATCGTGGCCGAGCCCGCACGAGGCACGGCGCAGCTCTACGACAGCCTGAGCGACCTGGACGTGCAGATCGGCAACGCCAGCGAGGTACGGGACCTGGTGGAGCCGGGAATCGCCGAGCTGGCTGCCCTGCGCGCCGTCGAGTCCAACCTCGTGGCGCTGGAGAGCGTGCTGACCCGGTCCGGGGCGGACCTCACGCCTGAGGCGTCCATCCAGCTGGACGTCGAGTTCCACAGCCTGCTCGCGCACGCAGCGCAGAACCCGCTCCTGGTGGCGCTGTGCTCCATGACGATGACCTGGACCGAGCCCACCCGGGCGCTGTCCCACCGGACGGCGCTGGGACGACGCATCTCCGTCGACGGCCACCGGGCCATCTTCGCCGCGGTGCTGAGCCAGGACGGACCGGGAGCAGCTGCGGCCATGACCCGACACCTGCAGGACGTGCGCGAGCTCAGCGCGCTGGCTGCCCCGCACCACCCCTGA
- a CDS encoding single-stranded DNA-binding protein, giving the protein MAGETNLTIVGNLTADPELRFTPSGAAVATFTVASTPRKFNAQTNQWEDMDALFMRCNIWRQAAENVAESLTRGSRVIVSGRLRQRSFETREGEKRTVVELEVDEVGPSLKYATAKVNKVSRGGGGGGGGFSSAPSGGGGGAANDDPWGSAPQTGSSVGGGGGFGGARGGSDDEPPF; this is encoded by the coding sequence ATGGCAGGCGAGACCAACTTGACGATCGTCGGCAATCTCACCGCCGACCCCGAGCTGCGCTTCACTCCCTCAGGTGCGGCGGTCGCCACCTTCACGGTGGCGTCCACCCCCCGCAAGTTCAACGCACAGACCAACCAGTGGGAAGACATGGACGCACTGTTCATGCGCTGCAACATCTGGCGTCAGGCTGCGGAGAACGTCGCTGAGTCACTGACGCGCGGTTCCCGGGTCATCGTCTCCGGACGGCTGCGCCAGCGGTCGTTCGAGACGCGCGAGGGTGAGAAGCGGACCGTCGTGGAGCTCGAGGTCGACGAGGTCGGCCCGTCGCTGAAGTACGCGACGGCCAAGGTCAACAAGGTCAGCCGGGGTGGCGGCGGAGGCGGCGGCGGATTCAGCTCCGCACCGTCCGGCGGAGGCGGCGGCGCAGCCAACGACGACCCGTGGGGCTCCGCCCCGCAGACGGGCTCGTCCGTGGGCGGCGGCGGCGGTTTCGGTGGCGCGCGCGGCGGCTCGGACGACGAGCCTCCCTTCTGA
- the dnaB gene encoding replicative DNA helicase, protein MALVDDRGRSLSSAPQESTPSEDFGRQPPQDMAAEQSVLGGMLLSKDAIADVLEVLTPEDFYRPAHQSVYDCILDLYSRGEPADAVTVSAELERRNELRRVGGAPYLHTLIATVPTAANAGFYAAIVAEKAILRRLVQAGTRIVQYGYAGADGQDVAEVVDRAQAEVYSVTERNTSEDFVPLEELLQPTMDEIDAIASRGGMSNGVPTGFTEFDAITNGLHPGQMIIVAARPGVGKSTLGLDWVRSCSIKHGMPSVIFSLEMSRTEIVMRLLSAEAQIKLGDMRSGKMTDSDWTRLARRMGEISEAPLFIDDSPNLTMMEIRAKARRLKQRHGLKLVIVDYLQLMSSGKKVESRQQEVSEFSRHLKLLAKELEVPVVAISQLNRGPEQRTDKKPMVSDLRESGSLEQDADMVILIYRPDAFERDDPRAGEADLILGKHRNGPLATITVAPQLHYSRFVDMARG, encoded by the coding sequence GTGGCGCTGGTTGATGATCGAGGACGGTCGCTGTCCTCGGCGCCACAGGAGTCGACGCCGTCGGAGGACTTCGGTCGGCAGCCGCCCCAGGACATGGCGGCCGAGCAGTCGGTGCTCGGCGGCATGCTGCTGAGCAAGGACGCCATCGCCGACGTGCTGGAGGTGCTCACCCCGGAGGACTTCTACCGGCCGGCCCACCAGTCCGTGTACGACTGCATCCTGGACCTGTACTCCCGGGGTGAGCCGGCCGACGCCGTGACCGTCTCGGCCGAGCTGGAGCGCCGCAACGAGCTGCGCCGGGTGGGCGGGGCCCCGTACCTGCACACCCTCATCGCCACCGTCCCCACCGCGGCCAACGCCGGCTTCTACGCCGCCATCGTGGCCGAGAAGGCGATCCTGCGCCGGCTGGTGCAGGCGGGCACGCGCATCGTGCAGTACGGCTACGCGGGCGCTGACGGCCAGGACGTGGCCGAGGTCGTCGACCGCGCCCAGGCCGAGGTCTACTCCGTCACCGAGCGCAACACCAGCGAGGACTTCGTCCCGCTGGAGGAGCTGCTGCAGCCGACGATGGACGAGATCGACGCCATCGCCAGCCGGGGCGGGATGTCCAACGGCGTGCCCACCGGGTTCACCGAGTTCGACGCCATCACCAACGGCCTGCACCCGGGGCAGATGATCATCGTGGCCGCCCGCCCCGGTGTCGGAAAGTCCACGCTCGGCCTGGACTGGGTGCGCTCGTGCTCCATCAAGCACGGCATGCCCAGCGTCATCTTCAGCCTGGAGATGAGCCGCACCGAGATCGTGATGCGGCTGCTCTCCGCCGAGGCGCAGATCAAGCTGGGCGACATGCGCTCGGGCAAGATGACCGACAGCGACTGGACCCGGCTGGCCCGCCGGATGGGCGAGATCAGCGAGGCGCCGCTGTTCATCGACGACTCACCCAACCTCACCATGATGGAGATCCGCGCCAAGGCGCGGCGGCTGAAGCAGCGCCACGGCCTCAAGCTGGTGATCGTGGACTACCTGCAGCTGATGAGCTCGGGCAAGAAGGTGGAGTCCCGCCAGCAGGAGGTCAGTGAGTTCTCCCGCCACCTCAAGCTGCTGGCCAAGGAGCTCGAGGTGCCCGTGGTGGCCATCTCCCAGCTGAACCGTGGTCCCGAGCAGCGCACCGACAAGAAGCCGATGGTCTCCGACCTGCGCGAGTCCGGCTCGCTGGAGCAGGACGCGGACATGGTCATCCTGATCTACCGCCCGGACGCCTTCGAGCGCGACGACCCGCGGGCGGGCGAGGCCGACCTGATCCTGGGCAAGCACCGCAACGGCCCGCTGGCCACCATCACCGTGGCCCCGCAGCTGCACTACTCCCGCTTCGTGGACATGGCCCGCGGCTAG